The following are from one region of the Biomphalaria glabrata chromosome 12, xgBioGlab47.1, whole genome shotgun sequence genome:
- the LOC106053030 gene encoding dCTP pyrophosphatase 1-like, translating to MMENIVTGPRVDVEPDILSEGCCGSQDCENKSLKFSDLSLEDVRKMNENFIKERNWDQFHSPRNVLLAMVGEFGELSEIFQWKGEVSEGLPELTEDERKHVGEEISDIFIYLVDFASRCHIDLSKAVIAKMAANAKKYPVDKAYGQANKYTDYQ from the exons ATGATGGAAAATATTGTCACTGGACCCAGAGTTGATGTAGAACCTGACATTCTATCAGAAGGATGTTGTGGAAGTCAAGACTgtgaaaataaatctttgaaattcTCTGACTTGAGTTTAGAAGATGT acgtAAAATGAATGAAAACTTCATCAAAGAACGAAACTGGGATCAATTTCATAGTCCTCGAAATGTTCTTCTAGCTATGGTGGGTGAATTTGGAGAATTATCAGAAATTTT cCAGTGGAAAGGTGAAGTCTCAGAAGGTTTACCAG AGCTCACAGAAGATGAACGCAAACATGTGGGGGAAGAAATCagtgatatatttatttatctggTAGACTTTGCCAGCAGATGTCACATCGATCTCTCAAAAGCTGTGATTGCAAAAATGGCTGCTAATGCTAAAAAATATCCAGTTGATAAAGCATATGGTCAAGCAAACAAGTATACAGATTATCAATGa
- the LOC106053029 gene encoding uncharacterized protein LOC106053029, which translates to MVVAPEKVAETVAVVPRPGYEETSVFSLLEVSDHRRHKEEVTFQLVLHPVRYADTAYVYLNSTKKRFVSRTFYEARIRPRSFSDTTYTFPKTADHFYVSYLDVHNHENRKWYKTSVEVKARKFTTEHILRPPGSTRTDFLTKTVVHSSTHPSQRGSGLGLDHIPSGASFNTSNEVYVNGAKFQEEYDPGASQIYIPKSLKRSLGEHSLLNGDIKLQFGKKTLDFNMNDPLLDFSDV; encoded by the exons ATGGTTGTGGCCCCAGAGAAAGTGGCTGAGACTGTGGCAGTAGTGCCACGGCCTGGCTACGAGGAGACTTCAGTCTTTAGTTTGTTGGAAGTGTCCGATCATAG ACGTCATAAAGAGGAAGTCACATTTCAGCTAGTTCTGCATCCTGTCAGATACGCCGATACCGCCTATGTCTATCTCAACAGTACTAAAAAGCGTTTCGTCAGCAGGACCTTCTACGAGGCTAGGATTCGACCACGTAGTTTCTCAGACACCACGTACACATTTCCCAAGACCGCTGACCACTTCTACGTCAGCTATCTGGACGTCCACAATCACGAGAACAGGAAGTGGTACAAAACGAGCGTGGAGGTCAAGGCCAGGAAGTTCACAACCGAGCACATCTTGCGACCTCCTGGCAGCACTCGTACAGATTTCTTGACCAAGACTGTCGTCCATTCGTCCACACATCCGAGTCAGAGAGGATCTGGCTTAGGTCTCGATCATATCCCCAGCGGGGCTTCGTTTAACACATCAAACGAAGTCTACGTGAATGGGGCGAAATTTCAAGAGGAGTATGACCCGGGGGCTTCACAAATATACATCCCCAAATCTCTGAAAAGATCCCTCGGTGAGCATTCGTTGCTCAATGGGGACATAAAGCTTCAATTTGGAAAGAAAACTCTGGACTTTAATATGAATGATCCTTTGTTGGACTTTTCGGATGTCTAA